In Aegilops tauschii subsp. strangulata cultivar AL8/78 chromosome 3, Aet v6.0, whole genome shotgun sequence, one genomic interval encodes:
- the LOC109760961 gene encoding serine/threonine protein phosphatase 2A 57 kDa regulatory subunit B' kappa isoform isoform X2 has product MWKQFIGKLSWKSLKSGPGGNGGGGSPTAKSNPMSPRENGAFGKPPASPRSPSGAAGAEGRSREDAFIEKVTICCTVYDFTDRGKDSPEKERKRQVLMSLVDSIGAAEEPLTEAMMSACVRMFAVNLFRVFPPKVRSGTTTSETEEDEPFFDPSWYHLQVVYELLLRFVTSPFVDPKVARKYVDSSFISKLLDLFDSDDPRERDCLKTVLHRIYGKFMGNRPFIRKAVSNIFYRFVSEADHHNGISELLEVFGSVISGFAKPLKEEHKLFLWKALIPLHKPKTVGVYLPQLTYCITQFIEKEPKLAGTVIRGLLKYWPVTNSQKEMMFLGELEEVLELIDMAEFQKCMVPLFRRIATCLNSSHFQSHKKVKSSIQRQIT; this is encoded by the exons ATGTGGAAGCAATTTATCGGCAAGCTGTCGTGGAAATCGCTGAAATCTGGCCCTGGAGGCAACGGCGGAGGGGGCTCGCCCACGGCGAAGTCCAATCCCATGTCCCCCAGGGAGAATGGGGCATTCGGGAAGCCCCCCGCCTCGCCCAGGTCCCCCTCGGGGGCCGCCGGAGCCGAGGGGAGGTCCAGGGAGGACGCCTTCATCGAGAAGGTGACCATTTGCTGCACGGTGTACGACTTCACCGACCGGGGCAAGGACTCGCCGGAGAAGGAGAGGAAGCGGCAGGTCCTTATGTCCCTCGTCGACTCCATTGGCGCCGCCGAGGAGCCCCTCACGGAGGCGATGATGTCGGCGTGCGTGCGCATGTTCGCTGTCAACCTCTTCAGGGTCTTCCCGCCCAAGGTCCGATCAGGCACCACCACGTCGGAGACAGAGGAGGACGAGCCCTTCTTCGACCCCTCTTGGTACCACCTGCAAGTTGTGTATGAATTGCTTCTGCGGTTTGTGACCTCGCCATTTGTTGACCCCAAGGTGGCAAGGAAGTATGTGGACAGTTCGTTCATCTCCAAGCTGCTTGACCTGTTTGATTCCGATGATCCCAGAGAGAGGGACTGTTTGAAGACAGTGTTGCACAGGATATATGGAAAATTCATGGGAAACCGACCGTTCATCCGCAAGGCTGTGAGCAACATCTTCTATAGGTTCGTCTCCGAGGCCGATCATCACAATGGGATATCCGAGCTGTTGGAGGTGTTTGGCAGCGTGATAAGTGGGTTTGCAAAGCCATTGAAGGAGGAGCATAAGTTGTTCCTATGGAAAGCGTTGATCCCGCTTCACAAGCCTAAGACAGTGGGTGTATATCTGCCGCAGCTGACCTACTGCATAACACAATTTATAGAGAAGGAACCCAAGCTTGCAGGGACTGTGATTAGGGGTCTGTTGAAGTACTGGCCAGTTACAAATAGTCAGAAGGAGATGATGTTCTTGGGGGAGTTAGAAGAAGTGCTTGAGTTGATTGACATGGCTGAGTTTCAGAAGTGCATGGTGCCATTATTCCGGAGGATTGCGACTTGCCTCAATAGCTCCCATTTTCAG AGTCACAAAAAGGTGAAATCCTCAATCCAAAGGCAGATAACTTGA
- the LOC109760961 gene encoding serine/threonine protein phosphatase 2A 57 kDa regulatory subunit B' kappa isoform isoform X1, translated as MWKQFIGKLSWKSLKSGPGGNGGGGSPTAKSNPMSPRENGAFGKPPASPRSPSGAAGAEGRSREDAFIEKVTICCTVYDFTDRGKDSPEKERKRQVLMSLVDSIGAAEEPLTEAMMSACVRMFAVNLFRVFPPKVRSGTTTSETEEDEPFFDPSWYHLQVVYELLLRFVTSPFVDPKVARKYVDSSFISKLLDLFDSDDPRERDCLKTVLHRIYGKFMGNRPFIRKAVSNIFYRFVSEADHHNGISELLEVFGSVISGFAKPLKEEHKLFLWKALIPLHKPKTVGVYLPQLTYCITQFIEKEPKLAGTVIRGLLKYWPVTNSQKEMMFLGELEEVLELIDMAEFQKCMVPLFRRIATCLNSSHFQVAERALFLWNNEHLFDMISQNRQVIVPIVYPALERNARLHWNQSVLNVTMNVRKMFFDMDERLLLTCQSNFQADEEKRAAAEEHRRLTWEQLERNADPAFRPANAPPSSAPPRVPTVT; from the exons ATGTGGAAGCAATTTATCGGCAAGCTGTCGTGGAAATCGCTGAAATCTGGCCCTGGAGGCAACGGCGGAGGGGGCTCGCCCACGGCGAAGTCCAATCCCATGTCCCCCAGGGAGAATGGGGCATTCGGGAAGCCCCCCGCCTCGCCCAGGTCCCCCTCGGGGGCCGCCGGAGCCGAGGGGAGGTCCAGGGAGGACGCCTTCATCGAGAAGGTGACCATTTGCTGCACGGTGTACGACTTCACCGACCGGGGCAAGGACTCGCCGGAGAAGGAGAGGAAGCGGCAGGTCCTTATGTCCCTCGTCGACTCCATTGGCGCCGCCGAGGAGCCCCTCACGGAGGCGATGATGTCGGCGTGCGTGCGCATGTTCGCTGTCAACCTCTTCAGGGTCTTCCCGCCCAAGGTCCGATCAGGCACCACCACGTCGGAGACAGAGGAGGACGAGCCCTTCTTCGACCCCTCTTGGTACCACCTGCAAGTTGTGTATGAATTGCTTCTGCGGTTTGTGACCTCGCCATTTGTTGACCCCAAGGTGGCAAGGAAGTATGTGGACAGTTCGTTCATCTCCAAGCTGCTTGACCTGTTTGATTCCGATGATCCCAGAGAGAGGGACTGTTTGAAGACAGTGTTGCACAGGATATATGGAAAATTCATGGGAAACCGACCGTTCATCCGCAAGGCTGTGAGCAACATCTTCTATAGGTTCGTCTCCGAGGCCGATCATCACAATGGGATATCCGAGCTGTTGGAGGTGTTTGGCAGCGTGATAAGTGGGTTTGCAAAGCCATTGAAGGAGGAGCATAAGTTGTTCCTATGGAAAGCGTTGATCCCGCTTCACAAGCCTAAGACAGTGGGTGTATATCTGCCGCAGCTGACCTACTGCATAACACAATTTATAGAGAAGGAACCCAAGCTTGCAGGGACTGTGATTAGGGGTCTGTTGAAGTACTGGCCAGTTACAAATAGTCAGAAGGAGATGATGTTCTTGGGGGAGTTAGAAGAAGTGCTTGAGTTGATTGACATGGCTGAGTTTCAGAAGTGCATGGTGCCATTATTCCGGAGGATTGCGACTTGCCTCAATAGCTCCCATTTTCAG GTTGCTGAGAGAGCCTTATTCTTGTGGAATAATGAACATTTGTTCGATATGATCTCCCAAAACCGTCAAGTGATTGTACCAATCGTATACCCAGCTCTGGAGAGAAATGCACGTTTGCACTGGAACCAATCGGTTCTCAACGTTACTATGAATGTGAGAAAAATGTTCTTCGACATGGACGAGAGATTGCTCCTGACTTGCCAGAGCAACTTCCAAGCGGACGAAGAGAAGCGAGCCGCAGCGGAGGAGCATCGAAGGCTCACATGGGAGCAACTGGAGCGGAATGCCGACCCTGCATTCCGACCAGCCAACGCGCCCCCTTCTTCGGCCCCTCCGAGAGTCCCCACCGTGACATGA
- the LOC109760962 gene encoding protein PGR — protein MDPAGVDGGVWIRAAVAVAAGGAIAARAVRRKSVDFTAVFAGVPAMVAHTVAGYRFAGLLLVFFFTASRVTRIGEARKRALDPEFKEGGQRNWKQVLSNSGIASILVVLIALITGGEDKCLDSKESGLVTALIGGVIGHYSCCNGDTWSSELGILSKSEPRIITTFKRVRKGTNGGVTIDGLLAAAAAGCSIGLAFVLIGFLTTQCASDVFWRQLLVIPLATAAGLCGSLIDSLLGATVQYSGYCSVRKKVVGVDGPTVRRISGMNILDNNGVNVVSIFLTSLLTALVCTCIF, from the exons ATGGATCCGGCCGGCGTCGACGGCGGCGTGTGGATCCGCGCGGCGGTGGCCGTCGCGGCGGGCGGCGCGATCGCGGCGCGCGCGGTCCGGCGCAAGTCCGTGGACTTCACCGCCGTCTTCGCCGGCGTCCCGGCCATGGTGGCGCACACCGTCGCCGGGTACAG GTTCGCGGGGCTGCTGCTTGTGTTCTTCTTCACGGCGTCGAGGGTGACGAGGATCGGCGAGGCTAGGAAGCGTGCCCTCGATCCTGAGTTCAAAGAGGGCGGCCAGCGCAACTG GAAGCAAGTCTTGTCAAACAGTGGTATCGCAAGTATCTTGGTAGTCCTGATAGCACTAATTACTGGAGGTGAAGACAAATGCTTGGATTCAAAAGAGTCGGGTCTTGTAACTGCCCTTATTGGTGGTGTTATTGGACATTACTCTTGCTGCAATGGTGATACATGGTCTTCTGAGCTTGGCATACTTAGCAAATCTGAACCACGAATTATCACAACATTCAAG AGGGTGCGGAAGGGGACCAATGGCGGGGTAACCATAGATGGACTtcttgcagcagcagcagctggatGCTCGATTGGGCTTGCATTTGTGCTGATAGGATTCTTAACAACTCAGTGTGCTTCTGATGTATTTTGGAGGCAACTGCTAGTTATACCCTTAGCTACAGCTGCTGGACTATGTGGAAGCCTGATCGATTCATTACTGGGCGCAACGGTTCAGTACAGCGGGTACTGCAGCGTTCGCAAGAAG GTGGTTGGAGTAGATGGTCCAACAGTAAGGAGGATTTCTGGAATGAACATACTGGACAACAACGGCGTCAATGTAGTGTCTATCTTCTTGACAAGTCTGCTTACTGCCTTGGTGTGCACATGCATTTTCTGA
- the LOC109760970 gene encoding uncharacterized protein isoform X1: protein MAAEASSSSAFSEDDSLLRPLAARGWRFRDAADESIQALLHAPPSPSPEALEADLLDTDLRLFGGKSLPDRAAATATKRLFYLHGPIVLQVVSVRDIYSSRVDASFKNPQPRRLLRFGLTDGISEAVAIEFSPIPFITEEIAPGTKIRLENKIPVNHGILCLGAKNVSIIGGTVQSLYEEWKMNQKFSGLSRPVLRLSQDDGVGPPPFEKLDIEARPNRTFQLQAHPADQKASNFGVAHEHVSINSNSKPTNEGSSNMNRENTASKAESKQSTADIRPKEVSEAVPVQNQAAAQKLLQKMAIPEDRHGRGRFKGRSKQEETPVFTLDEWERRKAGSSMSTAERHIQDTSRDEELARQLQEQLDLEDSHAMPVTSEAEHLRMNMFSFNGPEEMGGGRRDFRGRGRGRGRGRGRSRGRF, encoded by the exons atggcggcggaaGCGTCGAGCTCATCGGCTTTCAGCGAGGACGATTCGCTCCTGCGGCCCCTCGCCGCGCGTGGGTGGCGCTTCCGTGACGCCGCGGACGAGTCCATCCAGGCCCTCCTCCACGCTCCCCCCTCCCCGTCGCCGGAGGCCCTGGAAGCCGACCTCCTCGACACGGACCTGAGGCTCTTCGGCGGGAAGTCCCTCCCcgaccgcgccgccgccaccgccacgaAGCGGCTCTTCTACCTCCACGGCCCCATCGTCCTGCAG GTAGTTTCTGTAAGGGATATATATAGCAGCAGAGTCGATGCTTCCTTTAAGAACCCACAGCCACGGCGCCTTCTGCGGTTTGGTCTCACTGATGGTATTTCTGAAGCAGTGGCCATTGAGTTTTCCCCTATCCCGTTCATCACAGAAGAGATAGCCCCAGGTACAAAG ATTCGTCTTGAGAACAAGATTCCAGTAAATCATGGCATATTGTGCCTGGGTGCAAAAAATGTGAGCATCATCGGGGGAACTGTCCAATCTTTGTATGAAGAATGGAAAATGAACCAGAAATTCTCGGGCTTATCACGCCCAGTATTGAGGCTGTCACAAGATGATGGAGTTGGGCCTCCACCATTTGAGAAATTAGATATCGAAGCACGTCCAAACAGGACATTCCAGTTGCAAGCACACCCCG CAGACCAGAAGGCTAGCAACTTTGGAGTCGCTCATGAGCACGTGTCGATTAATTCCAATTCAAAACCTACGAATGAGGGTTCAAGTAATATGAACAGAGAGAATACAGCTAGCAAAGCTGAATCCAAACAGTCTACTGCAGATATCAGACCAAAAGAAG TAAGCGAAGCTGTCCCTGTTCAGAACCAAGCTGCTGCACAGAAACTACTGCAGAAAATGGCTATCCCCGAAGATAGGCATGGTCGGGGTCGATTCAAGGGCAGGAGCAAGCAGGAAGAGACTCCGGTCTTCACCCTCGATGAATGGGAGAGGAGAAAAGCAGGCAGTTCAATGTCCACAGCAGAAAGGCATATACAAGACACCAGTCGAGACGAGGAACTGGCAAGACAGCTCCAAGAACAACTAGATCTAGAAGATTCCCAT GCGATGCCCGTGACCTCAGAGGCCGAACACCTGCGGATGAACATGTTCAGCTTCAACGGCCCTGAAGAAATGGGTGGTGGGAGAAGAGATTTTCGAGGGCGCGGGCGGGGAAGGGGCCGAGGGCGAGGTCGAAGCAGGGGAAGATTTTAG
- the LOC109760970 gene encoding uncharacterized protein isoform X2, producing MAAEASSSSAFSEDDSLLRPLAARGWRFRDAADESIQALLHAPPSPSPEALEADLLDTDLRLFGGKSLPDRAAATATKRLFYLHGPIVLQVVSVRDIYSSRVDASFKNPQPRRLLRFGLTDGISEAVAIEFSPIPFITEEIAPGTKIRLENKIPVNHGILCLGAKNVSIIGGTVQSLYEEWKMNQKFSGLSRPVLRLSQDDGVGPPPFEKLDIEARPNRTFQLQAHPDQKASNFGVAHEHVSINSNSKPTNEGSSNMNRENTASKAESKQSTADIRPKEVSEAVPVQNQAAAQKLLQKMAIPEDRHGRGRFKGRSKQEETPVFTLDEWERRKAGSSMSTAERHIQDTSRDEELARQLQEQLDLEDSHAMPVTSEAEHLRMNMFSFNGPEEMGGGRRDFRGRGRGRGRGRGRSRGRF from the exons atggcggcggaaGCGTCGAGCTCATCGGCTTTCAGCGAGGACGATTCGCTCCTGCGGCCCCTCGCCGCGCGTGGGTGGCGCTTCCGTGACGCCGCGGACGAGTCCATCCAGGCCCTCCTCCACGCTCCCCCCTCCCCGTCGCCGGAGGCCCTGGAAGCCGACCTCCTCGACACGGACCTGAGGCTCTTCGGCGGGAAGTCCCTCCCcgaccgcgccgccgccaccgccacgaAGCGGCTCTTCTACCTCCACGGCCCCATCGTCCTGCAG GTAGTTTCTGTAAGGGATATATATAGCAGCAGAGTCGATGCTTCCTTTAAGAACCCACAGCCACGGCGCCTTCTGCGGTTTGGTCTCACTGATGGTATTTCTGAAGCAGTGGCCATTGAGTTTTCCCCTATCCCGTTCATCACAGAAGAGATAGCCCCAGGTACAAAG ATTCGTCTTGAGAACAAGATTCCAGTAAATCATGGCATATTGTGCCTGGGTGCAAAAAATGTGAGCATCATCGGGGGAACTGTCCAATCTTTGTATGAAGAATGGAAAATGAACCAGAAATTCTCGGGCTTATCACGCCCAGTATTGAGGCTGTCACAAGATGATGGAGTTGGGCCTCCACCATTTGAGAAATTAGATATCGAAGCACGTCCAAACAGGACATTCCAGTTGCAAGCACACCCCG ACCAGAAGGCTAGCAACTTTGGAGTCGCTCATGAGCACGTGTCGATTAATTCCAATTCAAAACCTACGAATGAGGGTTCAAGTAATATGAACAGAGAGAATACAGCTAGCAAAGCTGAATCCAAACAGTCTACTGCAGATATCAGACCAAAAGAAG TAAGCGAAGCTGTCCCTGTTCAGAACCAAGCTGCTGCACAGAAACTACTGCAGAAAATGGCTATCCCCGAAGATAGGCATGGTCGGGGTCGATTCAAGGGCAGGAGCAAGCAGGAAGAGACTCCGGTCTTCACCCTCGATGAATGGGAGAGGAGAAAAGCAGGCAGTTCAATGTCCACAGCAGAAAGGCATATACAAGACACCAGTCGAGACGAGGAACTGGCAAGACAGCTCCAAGAACAACTAGATCTAGAAGATTCCCAT GCGATGCCCGTGACCTCAGAGGCCGAACACCTGCGGATGAACATGTTCAGCTTCAACGGCCCTGAAGAAATGGGTGGTGGGAGAAGAGATTTTCGAGGGCGCGGGCGGGGAAGGGGCCGAGGGCGAGGTCGAAGCAGGGGAAGATTTTAG
- the LOC109760966 gene encoding uncharacterized protein: MATIASAEASPAAQAKRRGRPPKAPLAADAAEVEAPRIPSPVSPLTAAAEGYEREREARIKENMERMQKLGLVDLATRFNQSATPAGIGTGRGRWRRRPETPGSPAAAAPKIKSASPMPARRSLRLKSVEPVRYVEICEKKEKGLDGGRPFSIEEGCKEEVYTEEHEKLLGTCATPWTLFVDGYGKDGKRIYDQVRGQTCHQCRQKTLGHHTRCCNCQIVQGQFCGDCLYMRYGENVLEAKSNPNWTCPVCRGICNCSICRTKRGWFPTGNAYRKVVRLGYKSVAHYLIATNRAGANSGDSSSADSSNELPSAGEVSEHKAPVAKQDADLSSNVMNDAGEVEQKEGNMKKKAAAVKDEAKAPRKKITADVVCKDDGTSESGVTFDSLERHQDVGCVTPSKPEPKKKRKWVEARSPDCVASRLRSRSAPKS, translated from the exons ATGGCAACCATCGCCAGCGCGGAGGCCTCTCCGGCAGCACAGGCGAAGCGCCGCGGCCGGCCGCCAAAGGCCCCGCTGGCGGCCGACGCGGCGGAGGTCGAGGCGCCGAGGATCCCGTCGCCCGTGTCCCCGCTGACGGCCGCGGCGGAAGGCTACGAGCGTGAGCGGGAGGCGAGGATCAAGGAGAACATGGAGCGGATGCAGAAGCTCGGCCTCGTCGACCTCGCCACCCGCTTCAACCAGTCCGCCACCCCCGCCGGCATCGGCACCGGTCGCGGTCGCTGGCGACGGAGGCCGGAGACGCCGggctcccccgccgccgccgctcccaaGATCAAGTCCGCCTCCCCGATGCCCGCGCGCCGGTCTCTCAG GTTGAAGAGCGTGGAGCCAGTTAGATATGTTGAAATTTGCGAAAAGAAGGAGAAGGGTCTTGATGGTGGAAGGCCTTTCTCTATTGAGGAAGGGTGCAAGGAAGAAGTTTACACTGAAGAACATGAGAAGCTTTTAGGTACATGTGCCACACCCTGGACTCTCTTTGTGGACGGTTATGGCAAGGATGGTAAGCGCATCTATGATCAAGTGAGGGGCCAAACCTGTCATCAGTGCCG CCAGAAAACTCTGGGTCATCATACAAGATGCTGTAATTGCCAGATTGTCCAAGGGCAGTTCTGTGGAGATTGTTTGTACATGAG GTATGGTGAGAATGTGCTGGAAGCTAAGAGCAATCCTAATTGGACATGTCCAGTTTGCCGTGGCATTTGCAATTGCAGCATCTGCAGAACTAAGAGAGGATGGTTCCCTACTGGCAATGCGTACCGGAAG GTTGTCAGGCTTGGGTACAAATCTGTGGCCCACTATCTCATTGCAACAAATCGAGCAGGAGCAAACTCAGGGGATTCAAGCTCAGCTGACTCCTCAAACGAGCTGCCATCTGCTGGCGAGGTCTCTGAGCACAAGGCACCAGTTGCCAAGCAGGATGCTGATCTAAGCAGCAACGTGATGAATGATGCTGGTGAAGTTGAGCAGAAGGAAGGGAACATGAAGAAGAAGGCAGCAGCTGTGAAGGATGAAGCCAAGGCCCCGAGGAAGAAGATCACTGCTGATGTGGTCTGCAAGGATGATGGCACGAGCGAGTCCGGGGTGACATTTGATTCTCTGGAACGTCACCAGGATGTCGGCTGCGTCACTCCATCTAAGCCGGAgccaaagaagaagaggaagtgGGTCGAAGCAAGAAGCCCTGACTGCGTCGCAAGCAGGCTGCGCTCCCGGTCTGCTCCCAAGTCATGA
- the LOC109760964 gene encoding uncharacterized protein, protein MATTRPIASAEASPASQAKRRGRPPKAPLAAEVEAPRTPSPVSPLTAAAEGYEREREARIKENMERMQKLGLVDLATRFNQSATPAGAGTGTGRGRWRRRPETPGSPAAAAPRIRTASPMPARRSLRLKSVEPVRYVEICEKKEKGLDGGRPFSIEEGCKEEVYTEEHEKLLGTCGTPWTLFVDGYGKDGKRIYDQVRGQTCHQCRQKTLGHHTRCCNCQIVQGQFCGDCLYMRYGENVLEAKSNPNWTCPVCRGICNCSICRTKRGWFPTGNAYRKVVRLGYKSVAHYLIATNRAGANSGDSSSADSSNELPSAGEVSEHKAPVAKQDADLSSNAMNDAGEVEQKEGNMKKKAAAVKDEAKAPRKKITADVVFKDDGRSESGVTFDSLERHQDVGCVTPSKPEPKKKRKWVEARSPDCVASRLRSRSAPKS, encoded by the exons atggccaccacccggcCCATCGCCAGCGCGGAGGCCTCGCCGGCATCCCAGGCGAAGCGCCGCGGCCGGCCGCCCAAGGCCCCGCTGGCGGCCGAGGTCGAGGCGCCGAGGACCCCGTCGCCCGTGTCCCCGCTGACGGCCGCGGCGGAAGGCTACGAGCGGGAGCGGGAGGCGAGGATCAAGGAGAACATGGAGCGGATGCAGAAGCTCGGCCTCGTCGACCTCGCCACCCGCTTCAACCAGTCCGCCACCCCCGCCGGCGCCGGCACCGGCACCGGTCGCGGCCGCTGGCGACGGAGGCCGGAGACGCCGggctcccccgccgccgccgctcccagGATCAGGACCGCCTCCCCGATGCCGGCGCGCCGGTCTCTCAG GTTGAAGAGCGTGGAGCCAGTTAGATATGTTGAAATTTGCGAAAAGAAGGAGAAGGGTCTTGATGGTGGAAGGCCTTTCTCTATTGAGGAAGGGTGCAAGGAAGAAGTTTACACTGAAGAGCATGAGAAGCTTTTAGGTACATGTGGCACACCCTGGACTCTCTTTGTGGACGGTTATGGCAAGGACGGTAAGCGCATCTACGATCAAGTGAGGGGCCAAACCTGTCATCAGTGCCG CCAGAAAACTCTGGGTCATCATACAAGATGCTGTAACTGCCAGATTGTCCAAGGGCAGTTCTGTGGAGATTGTTTGTACATGAG GTATGGTGAGAATGTGCTGGAAGCTAAGAGCAACCCTAATTGGACATGTCCAGTTTGCCGTGGCATTTGCAATTGCAGCATCTGCAGAACTAAGAGAGGGTGGTTCCCTACTGGCAATGCGTACCGGAAG GTTGTCAGGCTTGGGTACAAATCTGTGGCACACTATCTCATTGCAACAAATCGAGCAGGAGCAAACTCAGGGGATTCAAGCTCAGCTGACTCCTCAAACGAGCTGCCATCTGCTGGCGAGGTCTCTGAGCACAAGGCACCAGTTGCCAAGCAGGATGCTGATCTGAGCAGCAACGCGATGAATGATGCTGGTGAAGTTGAGCAGAAGGAAGGGAACATGAAGAAGAAGGCAGCAGCTGTGAAGGATGAAGCCAAGGCCCCGAGGAAGAAGATCACTGCTGATGTGGTCTTCAAGGATGATGGCAGGAGCGAGTCCGGGGTGACATTTGATTCTCTGGAACGTCACCAGGATGTCGGCTGCGTCACTCCATCTAAGCCGGagccgaagaagaagaggaagtgGGTCGAAGCAAGAAGCCCTGACTGCGTCGCGAGCAGGCTGCGCTCCCGGTCTGCTCCCAAGTCATGA